One Phalacrocorax aristotelis chromosome 10, bGulAri2.1, whole genome shotgun sequence genomic region harbors:
- the SSTR5 gene encoding somatostatin receptor type 5: protein MDPLYFPNTFSTEASSSDANSSLLTNATENGTLSEQPSFKYIHKVLIPICYLLVCAVGLSGNTLVIYVVLRYAKMKTVTNIYILNLAVADVLFMLGLPFLATQNAISYWPFGSFLCRLVMTVDGINQFTSIFCLTVMSMDRYLAVVHPIKSTKWRRPRVAKLISVTVWTFSFLVVLPVIIFSDVQEDFHTCNMNWPEPVNIWSAAFIIYTSVLGFFGPLLVICLCYLLIVIKVKSSGIRVGSTRRRRSERKVTRMVVIIVVVFVFCWLPFYMMNIVNLIFILPEDPVLAGVYFFVVVLSYANSCANPILYGFLSDNFKQSFQKVLRLQKGNGVEDGDPIEHRQENSSRLQESMLTQRNIEFNGHMQTSKV from the coding sequence ATGGATCCTTTATACTTCCCCAACACATTTAGCACAGAAGCTAGTTCCAGCGACGCAAATTCCTCACTGCTGACAAACGCGACAGAGAATGGGACGCTTTCAGAGCAGCCCTCATTCAAATACATCCACAAAGTCCTGATTCCCATCTGTTACCTCCTTGTATGTGCCGTCGGGCTCAGCGGCAACACGCTGGTCATTTATGTGGTTTTGCGCTACGCCAAGATGAAAACCGTCACCAACATATACATCTTGAATTTAGCTGTTGCCGACGTACTCTTCATGCTGGGCCTGCCCTTCCTGGCCACCCAGAACGCCATCTCCTATTGGCCTTTTGGCTCCTTTTTGTGCAGGCTGGTTATGACTGTAGATGGTATTAACCAATTCACgagtattttttgtttgactGTGATGAGCATGGACCGCTACCTGGCAGTAGTTCATCCCATTAAGTCAACCAAGTGGAGACGTCCCAGGGTGGCCAAGCTCATCAGCGTGACTGTGTGGACATTCTCGTTCTTGGTGGTGCTTCCAGTCATCATCTTTTCGGATGTGCAGGAAGACTTTCACACCTGCAACATGAACTGGCCAGAGCCCGTCAACATCTGGTCAGCAGCATTCATCATTTACACATCAGTCCTTGGTTTTTTTGGTCCTTTGTTGGTGATCTGTCTCTGCTACTTGCTGATCGTGATTAAAGTCAAATCTTCGGGGATCCGAGTTGGGTCTACGAGGCGCAGAAGATCAGAGAGGAAGGTGACCAGGATGGTGGTGATCATCGTGGTGGTCTTTGTGTTTTGCTGGCTCCCATTTTACATGATGAACATTGTCAATTTGATATTTATACTGCCAGAAGACCCTGTGTTGGCAGGGGTATACTTCTTTGTGGTGGTCCTGTCCTATGCAAACAGCTGTGCCAACCCCATTCTTTATGGATTTCTTTCTGACAACTTCAAGCAGAGTTTTCAGAAAGTCCTTCGCCTTCAAAAGGGCAATGGTGTAGAGGATGGTGACCCCATAGAACACAGGCAAGAGAACAGCAGCCGCCTGCAGGAGTCCATGTTAACCCAGAGGAATATTGAATTCAATGGACATATGCAGACTAGCAAGGTCTAA